From Juglans regia cultivar Chandler chromosome 6, Walnut 2.0, whole genome shotgun sequence, the proteins below share one genomic window:
- the LOC109012972 gene encoding class V chitinase-like encodes MAGVKAGYWILPASAGSRPFDGIINGGLIFTHVYLGFAQVNRSAFDDSDQSVILFPPGDVGKISETVHQNSNLKFLLSIGGEGRSDDIAYVVSDPNRHQRFIKDSIKLARKFNFDGLDLCWLYPQPLDSSQSLSNLLGQLLADWRHALDEEANETKLLLTAAVFHQRVINPGDADQFSFPIQALSDNLDWINVLAMDFYTPSNSHQQTGPVHAWRNPPNKDWCGSAGIDNWINGIGPNPVKIETNKLVLGLPFYGYEWTLAGKHENEFFAGADPAKATSLEFRTIQEQYINKYGSGRLVNNDAYGATYWHQEAIWIGFDDAHSIATKVGEAFTEYNLGGYVAWHLEADDYNWTLSKAASNAWANAINNPDTTITNTGNTTTTTTTTTNNNTGTTTTTTTTIAAAAAAGEGDINNTNTGTTTTTAASGEEDIDNDQQNSDQNTSTNFDADEVEAEPEESAPPEERGWKLLYDRKMVRPRRPADEPGDELPRGDGNYAMARALNRMTEFL; translated from the exons ATGGCTGGCGTGAAAGCCGGATACTGGATTCTTCCTGCATCGGCCGGCAGCCGCCCGTTCGATGGAATTATAAATGGCGGCCTGATCTTCACTCATGTCTATCTTGGCTTTGCCCAGGTCAATCGTAGTGCGTTTGATGACAGCGATCAAAGCGTGATCCTTTTCCCACCTGGCGACGTCGGGAAAATATCCGAAACCGTCCATCAAAACTCTAATTTGAAATTCCTTTTATCCATCGGTGGTGAAGGCCGTTCTGATGATATTGCCTACGTGGTTAGCGATCCAAATAGGCATCAAAGATTCATAAAGGACTCCATAAAACTAGCCAGGAAGTTCAATTTCGATGGCCTGGACCTCTGCTGGCTGTACCCGCAGCCCCTGGACTCCTCGCAGTCGCTGTCGAACCTTCTTGGCCAACTCCTCGCTGATTGGCGACATGCCCTGGACGAGGAGGCCAACGAAACAAAGTTGCTTCTAACTGCAGCGGTATTTCACCAGCGGGTCATTAATCCTGGAGATGCAGATCAATTCAGTTTTCCCATTCAGGCCCTTTCTGACAACCTGGACTGGATCAACGTACTGGCTATGGACTTCTATACTCCCTCCAACTCACACCAGCAGACTGGACCGGTTCATGCGTGGCGTAATCCTCCAAACAAAGACTGGTGTGGAAGTGCAGGCATTGATAACTGGATTAATGGAATTGGTCCTAATCCTGTAAAAATTGAGACCAATAAGTTGGTCCTCGGCCTTCCATTTTATGGCTATGAATGGACTCTGGCAGGCAAACATGAAAATGAATTCTTTGCAGGCGCTGATCCAGCAAAAGCAACCTCCTTAGAGTTCAGAACTATCCAGGAGCAATATATCAACAAATATGGATCAGGCCGACTCGTGAATAATGACGCGTATGGTGCCACCTACTGGCATCAGGAGGCTATTTGGATTGGTTTTGACGATGCGCATAGCATCGCTACTAAGGTTGGGGAGGCGTTTACGGAATATAACTTGGGCGGTTACGTTGCATGGCATCTGGAAGCCGATGACTACAATTGGACTCTCTCAAAAGCTG CTTCCAATGCATGGGCTAATGCGATTAATAATCCTGATACTACTATTACTAATACTGGtaatactactactactactactacaacTACTAATAATAATACTGGTACTacaactactactactactactattgctgctgctgctgctgctggagAAGGGgatattaataatactaatactgGTACTACAACTACTACTGCTGCTTCTGGAGAAGAGGATATTGATAATGATCAGCAAAATTCAGATCAAAacactagtacta attttgatgcagatgaagttGAGGCTGAGCCTGAGgagtcggctccgcccgagga GCGGGGTTGGAAATTGCTCTATGACAGGAAAATGGTAAGACCAAGGAGGCCAGCCGATGAGCCCGGGGATGAACTACCAAGGGGAGATGGAAATTATGCCATGGCGAGGGCATTGAATCGGATGACAGAGTTCCTCTAG
- the LOC118348692 gene encoding uncharacterized protein LOC118348692 has protein sequence MRARRWIQDLERTFEVCGCIEAHMVLYGSYMLQGEAANWWETKRPLLEMVLGSLAAVSWQRFKKEFDDRYFPVSVRRQKAREFNNLVQGDMTVEQYGRKFMALGRFAPHLIATEELRQVAYLQIMEFQKLVDLANIAERENNFAVGSPLGQKRRSYEAGLQCALDAVEPMRAIEVKGEFSVIDVASRVTLLESVPVEFKEVKEDEEVDEVEGAARDSRVRQYDFCACTLFDSGASQSFVSATFAQMCNLVTEPLSQSLLVTFPNGEMVWCFKVALGCPLDFGGRTLDTDLIVFKLLGFDIILGMDWLYRYSANIDCRSRVQVVSTPSEKKSLADIPVVEEFPDVFVDELPGLPPVRDVEFFIDLEPGAAPMHKAPYRMAPAELKELKTQLQ, from the exons ATGCGAGCTAGGAGGTGGATTCAAGATCTGGAAAGAACATTTGAAGTCTGTGGGTGCATTGAGGCCCATATGGTATTATATGGAAGCTATATGTTGCAAGGTGAAGCGGCAAACTGGTGGGAGACCAAGCGGCCACTTCTAGAAATGGTGTTGGGATCCTTGGCTGCTGTGTCTTGGCAGCGgtttaagaaagaatttgatgatCGATACTTCCCTGTTTCGGTGAGACGGCAAAAGGCTCGAGAGTTCAATAATTTGGTTCAAGGAGACATGACGGTCGAGCAATATGGAAGGAAATTTATGGCGCTTGGACGGTTCGCTCCTCACCTTATTGCCACCGAAGAGTTGCG ACAAGTGGCTTATCTTCAGATTATGGAATTTCAGAAGTTGGTGGACTTGGCCAATATAGCAGAGCGAGAGAATAACTTTGCAGTGGGCTCCCCTCTGGGTCAGAAAAGGCGGAGTTAT GAGGCCGGACTCCAGTGTGCCCTAGATGCAGTAGAGCCCATGAGGGCGATTGAGGTCAAAGGGGAATTCAGTGTTATAGATGTGGCCAGCCGGGTCACTTTGCTCGAGAGTGTCCCAGTCGAGTTCAAGGAGGTCAAGGAGGATGAGGAGGTCGACGAGGTGGAAGGGGCAGCTAGAGACA GTAGAGTTCGTCAATATGATTTCTGTGCATGTACTTTGTTTGATTCTGGGGCGTCCCAATCTTTTGTGTCCGCCACTTTTGCTCAGATGTGTAATCTAGTCACGGAGCCTTTATCACAATCCCTATTAGTGACTTTTCCAAATGGTGAGATGGTATGGTGCTTCAAAGTTGCTTTAGGCTGTCCTTTAGATTTTGGTGGAAGGACATTGGACACAGATTTGATTGTATTCAAGTTGCTtggatttgatataattttgggtatggattggctgtatCGATATTCTGCAAATATTGATTGTAGAAGTCGA GTTCAAGTCGTGTCTACACCATCTGAGAAGAAATCTTTAGCGGATATTCCAGTGGTGGAAGAATTTCCTGATGTGTTCGTGGATGAGTTACCTGGATTGCCTCCCGTTCGCGATGtggaattttttattgatctgGAACCTGGGGCGGCTCCTATGCATAAGGCTCCTTACCGCATGGCACCGGCtgagttaaaagagttgaagactCAATTGCAATAA